From a single Nicotiana tabacum cultivar K326 chromosome 8, ASM71507v2, whole genome shotgun sequence genomic region:
- the LOC142163354 gene encoding uncharacterized protein LOC142163354 has translation MAVDMNTNELFIIEDSDLLIDQVKGEWTTKNVKIIPYMHSVKELCKKFTKTKFKHVPIMQNEFTIFLEKLSSMIQQSDKNYIDPIEVEIWDQHEYCFHVDEEPDGKPRYHDR, from the coding sequence ATGGCGGTTGATATGAACACCAATGAACTCTTTATCATAGAAGATTCTGATTTGCTGATTGACCAAGTCAAAGGAGAATGGACTACCAAAAATGTCAAGATAATCCCTTACATGCATTCTGTAAAGGAATTGTGCAAGAAGTTCACCAAGACCAAGTTCAAACATGTTCCCATAATGCAGAATGAGTTCACCATTTTTCTAGAAAAATTGTCATCCATGATTCAACAGTCGGACAAGAATTACATCGACCCTATCGAGGTAGAGATCTGGGACCAGCATGAGTATTGCTTTCACGTAGATGAAGAACCAGATGGCAAACCTCGGTATCATGATCGTTGA